A single genomic interval of Spirosoma taeanense harbors:
- a CDS encoding membrane or secreted protein translates to MKAGWIVLLFAASVGLALRPVKTDLDGAWRATGASGSAVVLTIMDNYLMQTTYEPNRFIGTRGGVCQRTGDKLNLTVEFDSQDSSRVGQTESYQVTRQNGQLILQGPAGNRTFSRLDEPTSQMPLAGLWRITGRANDAGQLSPMQRGPRKTLKLLTGGRFQWVAINPQAKQFSGTGGGTYVLKDGQYAETIDFFSRDNSRVGRSLTFNAEVNGSEWHHTGQSSTGSPVNEIWSREQ, encoded by the coding sequence ATGAAAGCAGGATGGATCGTTTTGCTGTTTGCCGCGAGCGTAGGACTCGCGTTACGACCGGTGAAAACCGATCTGGACGGAGCCTGGAGGGCAACCGGCGCATCGGGCAGTGCGGTTGTGCTGACTATCATGGACAATTACCTGATGCAGACAACCTATGAGCCGAACCGCTTTATCGGTACGCGGGGTGGTGTCTGCCAGCGCACCGGCGATAAATTAAACCTGACGGTTGAGTTTGACTCGCAGGACAGCAGCCGCGTCGGGCAAACGGAATCATACCAGGTTACCCGGCAAAACGGCCAGTTGATTCTGCAAGGCCCGGCCGGCAATCGAACCTTCAGCCGACTCGACGAGCCTACGTCCCAGATGCCCCTGGCGGGTCTATGGCGAATAACCGGCCGCGCCAACGATGCCGGACAGCTATCGCCAATGCAGCGTGGGCCACGCAAAACGCTCAAACTACTAACCGGCGGCCGGTTTCAGTGGGTCGCGATCAATCCGCAGGCGAAACAGTTTTCCGGAACGGGCGGGGGAACGTACGTGCTGAAAGATGGTCAGTACGCCGAAACGATTGATTTCTTTTCCCGCGACAATAGCCGCGTTGGGCGTTCGCTGACGTTCAACGCCGAGGTTAACGGCAGCGAGTGGCATCATACCGGACAAAGTTCAACGGGCAGTCCGGTGAATGAAATCTGGAGCCGTGAGCAATAG
- a CDS encoding MGH1-like glycoside hydrolase domain-containing protein, with the protein MTVIAERERIYERADNKGWKKWGPYLSDRAWGTVREDYSPYGDAWNYVTHDMARSRAYRWGEEGIGGISDNKGHICFALGFWNHKDNIIKERLFGLSGPEGNHGEDVKELYYYLDSTPTHSYMKMLYKYPQQEYPYNRLVIESGRRNRQQPEFELMDTGIFDQDEYFDIFIEYAKADQNDWLVSVTAHNRAAVDAPLTLLPTIWFRNTWSWGYEQYNARPMLNGIANNQIEVNHKLLGKYKLYCEDADALLFCDNDTNTERLYGRPNSTAYPKDGINNFITSGGKKGFINPNQIGTRAAAQYTRVVPAGGSVTIRLRFSDQTTLAQPFDDFDAIYKQRLDEANAFYANLQKNVTDPELLAIQRQAYAGMLWSKQFYYYNVNEWLKGDPKMPVPFQGRVYARNESWRHMYTANILSMPDKWEYPWFAAWDLAFHTLTLARLDPNFAKRQLAVILREYYMHPNGQIPAYEWNFSDVNPPVHAWATWKVYEIDKELNGVGDVAFLERVFHKLLLNFTWWVNRKDVEGNNIFGGGFLGLDNIGVFDRSQPLPMGGRIEQADGTGWMAMYTLNMLRIACEISLTRPSYQDMASKFFEHFLHIASAMNNLGKQNISLWDEVDQFYYDVLHTPDNNARLLKIRSMVGLIPLFAVEILDEELLSKLPDFKRRVEWVLTNRPDLASLISRWHEPGKGETHLLSLLRGHRMKMILKRMFDETEFLSDYGIRALSKYHEKTPYQFELNSEIFQVRYVAAESEMSMFGGNSNWRGPIWFPVNFLLIDSLLKFYKYYGDDFEVEYPTHSGQVMSVKEATMQVTERLINIFRRDFSGRIAAYGNDEKMQNDPHFKDLYLFYEYFHGDVGTGLGASHQTGWTGLVADLIEYLYKYQTETIGVSAGK; encoded by the coding sequence ATGACAGTTATAGCCGAACGAGAACGCATCTACGAACGAGCCGATAATAAAGGTTGGAAAAAATGGGGTCCCTATCTGTCGGATCGGGCCTGGGGTACTGTTCGTGAGGACTATAGTCCTTACGGCGATGCCTGGAACTACGTCACCCATGACATGGCCCGCTCGCGCGCCTATCGCTGGGGCGAAGAAGGCATTGGCGGTATTTCCGACAACAAAGGGCATATTTGCTTCGCCCTGGGGTTCTGGAATCATAAGGATAATATCATCAAGGAGCGCTTATTCGGCCTTTCGGGTCCGGAAGGCAATCATGGCGAGGACGTTAAGGAGCTGTATTATTACCTGGACAGCACCCCCACCCATTCGTACATGAAAATGCTCTATAAGTATCCGCAGCAGGAGTACCCCTACAACCGGCTGGTTATCGAGAGCGGACGCAGAAACCGCCAGCAGCCGGAGTTCGAACTCATGGATACGGGCATTTTTGATCAGGACGAGTATTTCGACATCTTCATCGAGTACGCCAAAGCCGATCAGAACGACTGGCTGGTGAGCGTAACGGCCCATAACCGGGCGGCTGTTGACGCCCCTCTGACCCTGCTGCCGACCATCTGGTTCCGCAATACGTGGTCATGGGGCTATGAGCAGTACAACGCGCGGCCGATGCTCAACGGCATTGCCAACAACCAGATCGAAGTCAATCATAAACTGCTGGGCAAATACAAGCTCTACTGCGAAGACGCCGACGCGCTGCTGTTCTGCGATAACGACACCAACACCGAACGGCTCTACGGCCGCCCCAACTCAACGGCCTATCCAAAAGATGGCATTAATAACTTCATCACGTCGGGGGGCAAGAAAGGATTTATAAACCCCAATCAAATCGGCACTAGGGCGGCTGCGCAGTACACGCGCGTGGTTCCGGCGGGCGGCAGCGTCACGATCCGGCTGCGGTTCAGCGACCAGACCACGCTGGCACAACCCTTCGATGACTTTGATGCGATTTACAAGCAGCGGCTGGACGAAGCCAACGCCTTTTACGCCAATCTGCAGAAAAACGTAACCGACCCCGAGCTGCTGGCGATTCAGCGACAGGCTTACGCCGGTATGCTCTGGAGCAAGCAGTTTTATTACTACAACGTCAACGAATGGCTCAAGGGCGACCCCAAGATGCCAGTGCCGTTTCAGGGGCGCGTTTACGCCCGCAACGAGTCCTGGCGACATATGTACACGGCGAATATCCTGTCCATGCCCGACAAGTGGGAGTATCCCTGGTTTGCGGCCTGGGACCTGGCCTTCCATACGCTGACGCTCGCTCGACTCGACCCAAATTTCGCCAAACGGCAGCTGGCGGTTATTCTGCGCGAGTATTACATGCACCCCAACGGCCAGATTCCGGCTTACGAATGGAATTTTAGCGACGTAAACCCGCCCGTCCACGCCTGGGCAACGTGGAAGGTATACGAGATTGATAAAGAGCTGAACGGCGTCGGCGACGTAGCGTTTCTGGAGCGGGTATTCCATAAACTCCTGCTGAATTTTACGTGGTGGGTCAACCGGAAAGACGTTGAAGGCAATAATATTTTCGGCGGGGGCTTCCTGGGGCTGGATAACATCGGGGTCTTCGACCGGAGCCAGCCACTGCCCATGGGCGGACGTATTGAGCAGGCCGACGGGACGGGCTGGATGGCCATGTATACCCTGAACATGCTGCGCATCGCCTGCGAGATTTCGCTGACGCGACCGAGCTACCAGGACATGGCCAGCAAGTTCTTCGAGCACTTCCTGCATATTGCATCGGCCATGAACAACCTCGGCAAGCAGAACATCAGCCTCTGGGATGAGGTTGACCAGTTCTATTACGACGTACTGCACACGCCCGATAACAACGCCCGGCTGCTTAAGATCCGGTCGATGGTTGGGCTCATTCCGCTGTTCGCCGTTGAAATTCTGGACGAAGAACTGCTCTCCAAACTGCCCGACTTCAAACGGCGCGTGGAATGGGTGCTGACCAACCGGCCCGATCTCGCTTCGCTCATTTCGCGCTGGCACGAGCCGGGCAAGGGCGAAACTCACCTGCTGAGTCTGCTGCGCGGCCACCGGATGAAGATGATCCTGAAACGGATGTTCGACGAAACCGAGTTTCTGTCCGACTACGGCATTCGGGCGCTGTCGAAATACCACGAAAAGACGCCTTATCAGTTTGAGCTGAACAGTGAAATTTTTCAGGTGCGTTACGTAGCGGCCGAATCGGAAATGAGCATGTTTGGCGGCAACTCCAACTGGCGCGGGCCAATCTGGTTCCCGGTAAACTTTCTGCTGATTGACTCCCTGTTGAAGTTCTATAAATACTACGGCGACGACTTTGAAGTTGAGTACCCCACGCATTCAGGGCAGGTTATGAGCGTAAAGGAAGCCACCATGCAGGTGACCGAACGGCTTATCAATATTTTCCGGCGCGACTTCAGCGGCCGGATAGCAGCTTACGGCAACGACGAGAAAATGCAGAATGACCCGCACTTCAAAGACCTGTATCTGTTCTACGAGTATTTCCACGGCGACGTGGGGACTGGCCTGGGGGCGAGTCACCAGACGGGCTGGACTGGCCTGGTGGCCGATCTGATCGAGTACCTCTATAAGTACCAGACCGAAACCATTGGCGTAAGTGCCGGTAAATGA
- a CDS encoding PhzF family phenazine biosynthesis protein, with the protein MQFPFHLVDVFAEAKYQGNQLAVVEHDGELTSEQMLAIAREINFAETTFVDRRTLQDTAVAVRIFTPDQELPFAGHPTLGTAYVIREALLKTSPRQIVLKLGVGNIPVDFGEDGVLWMEQKQPTFGQTYAHADVADFLGIQPGNLMMNLPVEEVSTGIMFQIVPVQSRAILNTLQPDAGKFLDFLKHHDRHVGTNRLGCLVFTTETYEPQHDLNCRMFYPMNATVLEDSATGSANGCLLAYLLKHRVLDSTELQLRVEQGYAIPRPSLLYHDGRLGPDGRYQLRIGGRVQPVATGLWTA; encoded by the coding sequence ATGCAATTTCCCTTTCACCTTGTTGACGTCTTCGCCGAAGCAAAATATCAGGGCAACCAACTCGCCGTAGTTGAACACGACGGCGAGCTGACCAGCGAACAGATGCTGGCCATTGCCCGCGAAATAAACTTCGCCGAAACAACGTTCGTTGACCGCCGGACTCTACAGGACACCGCCGTGGCAGTGCGCATCTTCACGCCCGATCAGGAACTGCCGTTTGCTGGTCATCCCACGCTCGGCACCGCCTACGTGATTCGGGAGGCTCTGCTGAAAACGTCCCCCAGGCAGATTGTGCTGAAACTTGGTGTTGGCAACATTCCGGTTGATTTTGGCGAAGATGGCGTCCTGTGGATGGAACAGAAGCAGCCCACCTTCGGGCAGACATATGCCCATGCCGATGTCGCCGACTTTCTGGGCATTCAGCCTGGCAACCTGATGATGAACCTCCCGGTTGAGGAAGTATCGACAGGAATCATGTTTCAGATCGTGCCGGTACAGAGTCGTGCGATTCTGAATACGCTCCAGCCAGACGCGGGAAAATTCCTGGATTTTCTGAAGCACCACGACCGCCATGTTGGCACGAACCGGCTAGGCTGTCTGGTCTTCACGACGGAAACCTACGAGCCGCAGCACGACCTGAACTGCCGGATGTTCTACCCCATGAACGCTACTGTTCTGGAGGATTCGGCCACGGGCAGCGCGAACGGTTGTCTGTTAGCTTACCTGCTGAAACACCGCGTACTGGACTCGACCGAACTGCAGTTACGCGTCGAACAGGGGTATGCCATTCCGCGTCCATCCCTGCTTTATCACGATGGGCGGCTTGGTCCCGATGGGCGTTACCAGCTTCGGATTGGCGGCCGGGTGCAGCCAGTGGCAACGGGGTTATGGACAGCCTGA
- a CDS encoding GNAT family N-acetyltransferase, whose protein sequence is MLPITTPRLLLLPPDQPIYEALFAGSAQLGHHLNISVPEVLSEFDIETFRYAFDRFQEDASEAPWWLYLFIHRQDRALAGVGGYKGKPDEQGMVEIGYEIYPNYRLQGLATEAADALIKRAFEHPAVRIVQAHTLAEENPSVRVLKRCGMSFTDAFDSPDDGPIWQWQIRRP, encoded by the coding sequence ATGTTGCCAATTACCACACCCCGCTTACTACTTCTGCCACCCGATCAGCCCATATATGAGGCTCTTTTTGCCGGGTCGGCGCAGCTTGGTCACCACCTGAACATCAGCGTTCCGGAAGTGTTGAGCGAATTTGACATTGAAACATTTCGATACGCTTTCGATCGATTTCAGGAAGACGCCAGCGAAGCTCCTTGGTGGCTGTATCTGTTCATTCACCGGCAGGACCGCGCCCTCGCCGGCGTGGGGGGGTATAAAGGCAAACCCGACGAGCAGGGCATGGTCGAAATCGGCTACGAAATCTATCCCAATTACCGCCTGCAGGGCCTGGCAACCGAAGCCGCCGACGCCCTGATAAAGCGGGCCTTTGAACACCCGGCAGTCAGGATTGTCCAGGCGCATACGCTGGCGGAGGAGAATCCGTCGGTACGCGTGCTGAAACGATGTGGCATGAGCTTCACCGACGCCTTTGATTCGCCCGATGACGGCCCGATCTGGCAGTGGCAGATTCGCCGACCGTAA
- a CDS encoding serine hydrolase domain-containing protein, which produces MPRLQRKLRLIYLFPVLVCLASCHRPAQTDAPYFPPKGDEWAHRPPAKVGMNAALLDSAVAFARTQETTQMTPNFSTQEEIFGKLLGPMPTSRAKTNGIVLRHGYIVAEWGDTQRADPTYSVAKSVLSTVLGISIERGLIPDIHDPVAKLIHDGGYESAQNRSITWEHHARQTSEWNGELWGKNSDFVGKEAFGKGERKPRTLQQPGTYYEYNDVRINRLALSLLRLWKKPLPEVVRDEIMNPIGASDTWRYIAYPNAVADVDGKRMLSVSGGTRWGGGLWVNSRDEARFGYLFLRQGRWKDRQIISADWVKQATTRGPVGPSYGYLWWLNTPDPSTGRKPWPDAPASSFAALGAGQNTIWIDPEHDIVIVWRWHNGNPNDLIKRVLAAVNN; this is translated from the coding sequence ATGCCCCGTCTTCAACGGAAATTACGGCTTATTTACCTATTTCCTGTCCTGGTCTGCCTGGCATCCTGCCACCGGCCAGCCCAGACCGATGCGCCCTACTTTCCGCCAAAGGGCGATGAGTGGGCGCATCGGCCGCCGGCCAAAGTAGGTATGAATGCGGCTCTGCTCGACTCGGCCGTAGCCTTCGCCAGAACCCAGGAAACAACCCAGATGACGCCTAATTTTTCGACCCAGGAAGAAATATTCGGCAAATTGCTCGGTCCCATGCCCACCAGCCGGGCCAAAACCAACGGTATTGTTCTGCGCCACGGCTATATCGTGGCCGAATGGGGCGACACGCAACGGGCCGACCCGACCTACAGCGTGGCCAAGAGCGTCCTGTCAACCGTGCTGGGTATCTCCATCGAGCGCGGACTGATTCCGGATATCCACGACCCGGTTGCCAAACTTATTCACGATGGTGGCTACGAGTCGGCCCAGAACCGCTCGATTACGTGGGAGCACCACGCCCGCCAGACCAGCGAATGGAATGGTGAACTATGGGGAAAAAACAGCGATTTTGTGGGTAAGGAAGCATTCGGCAAAGGCGAACGGAAACCCCGCACCCTGCAACAGCCGGGTACGTACTACGAATACAACGACGTACGCATCAACCGGCTCGCGCTGTCGCTGCTTCGGCTCTGGAAGAAACCCCTGCCCGAGGTTGTCCGCGATGAAATCATGAACCCAATCGGCGCATCGGATACCTGGCGATACATCGCGTATCCGAACGCTGTTGCCGATGTCGACGGCAAACGGATGCTTTCCGTCAGCGGGGGAACGCGCTGGGGCGGTGGCCTGTGGGTCAACAGCCGCGATGAAGCCCGCTTTGGGTATCTGTTTCTGCGGCAGGGGCGCTGGAAAGACCGGCAGATCATCTCGGCCGACTGGGTGAAGCAGGCCACCACGCGCGGCCCCGTTGGTCCGTCGTACGGGTATCTGTGGTGGCTGAACACACCTGATCCTTCAACGGGCAGAAAACCCTGGCCCGACGCACCCGCTTCGAGTTTTGCGGCCCTCGGCGCGGGTCAGAACACTATCTGGATTGATCCGGAACACGACATCGTCATCGTGTGGCGGTGGCATAATGGCAATCCTAACGACTTGATCAAGCGTGTGCTGGCGGCTGTCAACAACTAA